Proteins co-encoded in one Aminivibrio pyruvatiphilus genomic window:
- a CDS encoding F0F1 ATP synthase subunit C, with protein MDTLTLIAVASIITAGFTIALGSIGPAIGEGRAVSTALSSLAQQPDASATITRTLFVGLAMIESTAIYCFVVSMILIFANPFWNHVTSQLAGK; from the coding sequence TTGGACACTCTCACACTTATAGCCGTCGCATCGATCATTACTGCGGGATTCACTATTGCCCTCGGCTCCATCGGCCCTGCCATAGGGGAGGGACGGGCCGTCTCTACCGCGCTGTCGTCCCTCGCCCAGCAGCCTGACGCCTCCGCAACCATTACCCGGACGCTTTTCGTTGGACTGGCAATGATCGAGTCCACGGCCATCTATTGCTTCGTGGTCTCCATGATCCTTATTTTTGCCAACCCTTTCTGGAATCATGTAACGAGCCAGCTGGCGGGAAAGTAA
- a CDS encoding F0F1 ATP synthase subunit B — protein MPIDWFTVAAQAINFLLLVWLMKRFLYKPVLRAIDAREKRIEEQLNDAKAQKMEARKEKEEFQRKNEIFDRERTELMNAAAEKAKGETIHLLEEARSSAETLRAKWREGLEKDASRLEEDFQKRVRKDVFSIVRKTLSDLAGEELESKIIDLFLRRLGKMDEKERKNLVPTTKVPDASVLLRTAFPLTEEQRSTIGQEVKKLFFLKEEPKFTVEKNLVAGMELAVSGQKISWTIDDYLLSLRDSVEDLMKPGKKASSSPNDEEQEDAPLEGPSQSDRNPPEKRQKSDPPGEEEKEKQ, from the coding sequence ATGCCCATCGACTGGTTTACCGTCGCTGCCCAGGCTATCAATTTTCTTCTTCTGGTCTGGTTAATGAAGCGTTTTCTCTACAAGCCGGTACTGAGAGCAATCGACGCGCGAGAAAAACGGATCGAAGAACAGCTGAACGATGCGAAAGCCCAAAAAATGGAAGCCCGGAAAGAAAAAGAGGAGTTTCAACGGAAGAACGAGATCTTCGACCGGGAGCGTACCGAACTGATGAACGCAGCCGCTGAAAAGGCAAAGGGCGAGACAATCCATCTTCTCGAAGAAGCCCGGTCCTCCGCGGAGACCCTGCGGGCAAAATGGCGGGAGGGTCTGGAAAAGGATGCCTCCCGACTTGAGGAAGACTTTCAGAAGCGGGTGCGGAAAGATGTCTTTTCCATAGTCCGGAAGACTCTGTCCGATCTCGCCGGGGAGGAGCTTGAAAGTAAAATAATAGATCTCTTTCTCCGCAGGCTGGGGAAGATGGACGAGAAAGAACGGAAAAACCTTGTCCCAACAACAAAGGTTCCTGATGCCTCAGTGCTGCTGAGAACGGCTTTCCCTCTGACTGAAGAGCAGAGGAGCACGATCGGGCAGGAAGTGAAAAAACTTTTTTTCCTGAAAGAAGAACCGAAGTTCACAGTGGAAAAGAACCTCGTGGCAGGCATGGAACTCGCGGTGAGCGGGCAGAAAATATCCTGGACCATCGACGATTATTTGCTGTCTTTAAGAGATTCGGTCGAGGATCTGATGAAACCGGGAAAGAAAGCCTCCTCTTCTCCGAATGATGAGGAACAAGAGGATGCTCCATTGGAAGGTCCTTCCCAGTCTGACAGGAATCCTCCGGAGAAGCGGCAGAAATCCGATCCTCCCGGTGAAGAGGAAAAGGAAAAACAATGA